From Bacteroidales bacterium, a single genomic window includes:
- a CDS encoding S46 family peptidase — MIKKTLSLIVGFLLIAGSSILRADEGMWLPVLINKLNIGHMTEKGFKLTAEDVYSINNACLKDAIVALNYGSCTAELISEEGLLLTNHHCAYDDIQSHSSVEHDYLTDGFWAMTREQELPNEGKTVSFLIRAEDVTERILENVNDEMSESERTSIIDSISKAIIEEVKKETPDYRANVGSLLHGNQFMLFVYEDYKDIRLVGAPPESIGKFGADTDNWEWPRHTGDFALYRVYANKDNRPAEYSKDNVPYKPKSHLKVSIKGIQEGDYAMIMGYPGRTDRYLTSWGVKNLMENSNAIRANIRGIKQDIWADAMDASDEVRIKYSSKYAGSSNYWKYSIGQNRGLKNLDVKGKKEKIEADFAKWVEENPDNAKYSEALDLIKNAIIANEPYSKNLTILGETLLMGTEGYPMSLRLQSLRNVLEKNPDSTELIAQTRKDLKETYEKVYEDYEPSLDLKVAKAMIEICINDLEVEYQPDFIKNITKKYKGNVDNYISKELSKSAIFNKERLMKFIETAKIKDFDKDAAYLGGMQTLAQYRSLIASIRTNRESQARGNRLFVEGLMKMMPEKTFAPDANSTMRVTYGTVSGYKARDAVYYDFISYMEGVMEKENPNDREFTVLPKLKELYENKDFGRYADKNGKMPVGFLANTDITGGNSGSPVLNANGELIGCAFDGNWEAMSGDIAFEPDLQRTISVDIRYVLFIIDKFAGAKHLVDEMTIVE, encoded by the coding sequence ATGATTAAAAAAACATTGTCATTAATTGTCGGTTTTTTACTTATTGCCGGCAGTTCTATTTTGAGAGCCGATGAAGGCATGTGGTTGCCAGTTTTGATTAACAAGCTAAATATTGGTCACATGACCGAGAAAGGCTTCAAACTGACCGCAGAGGACGTATATTCAATTAACAACGCATGTTTAAAAGATGCAATTGTAGCCCTCAACTATGGTAGCTGTACTGCAGAATTGATTTCAGAAGAAGGGTTACTATTAACAAATCACCACTGCGCTTATGATGATATTCAAAGCCATAGCAGTGTCGAACATGATTATTTGACTGATGGATTTTGGGCAATGACACGAGAGCAAGAGTTACCTAATGAAGGAAAAACAGTTTCGTTTTTAATTCGCGCTGAAGATGTTACAGAACGAATTTTAGAAAACGTAAACGATGAGATGTCGGAATCTGAAAGAACGTCGATTATTGACAGCATTTCGAAAGCTATTATCGAAGAGGTAAAAAAAGAGACTCCTGATTATCGCGCCAATGTGGGTTCGTTACTTCATGGCAATCAATTTATGTTGTTTGTTTATGAAGATTATAAAGATATCCGTTTAGTTGGTGCTCCACCAGAGTCAATAGGAAAATTTGGTGCAGATACCGATAACTGGGAGTGGCCCCGACATACTGGTGATTTTGCTCTTTATAGAGTATATGCAAATAAAGACAACCGACCAGCAGAGTATTCTAAAGATAATGTTCCATACAAACCTAAAAGTCATTTGAAAGTCTCAATAAAAGGTATTCAGGAAGGTGATTATGCAATGATTATGGGATATCCCGGTCGCACCGATCGTTATTTAACATCGTGGGGAGTTAAAAATTTAATGGAAAACTCTAACGCAATTAGAGCAAATATCCGTGGAATCAAACAAGATATATGGGCAGATGCTATGGATGCAAGCGATGAAGTTAGAATTAAGTATTCGTCGAAATACGCCGGCTCATCAAACTATTGGAAATACTCTATCGGACAAAACAGAGGCTTAAAAAACCTTGATGTTAAAGGTAAAAAAGAGAAAATTGAAGCCGATTTTGCAAAATGGGTGGAAGAAAATCCCGATAACGCAAAATACAGTGAGGCTTTAGATTTAATCAAAAACGCAATTATAGCCAATGAGCCATATAGTAAAAATTTAACCATCTTAGGAGAAACACTTCTAATGGGAACAGAGGGATATCCGATGAGTTTAAGGCTTCAATCATTGAGAAATGTTCTTGAGAAAAATCCAGATAGCACAGAACTTATTGCTCAAACTCGAAAAGATTTAAAAGAGACATACGAAAAAGTTTATGAAGATTATGAGCCCTCTTTAGATCTAAAAGTTGCAAAAGCAATGATTGAGATATGTATTAATGATTTAGAAGTTGAATATCAACCAGATTTCATTAAAAACATAACAAAAAAATATAAAGGAAATGTAGATAATTATATTTCTAAAGAGTTGTCAAAGTCAGCTATTTTTAATAAAGAAAGACTGATGAAATTTATTGAAACAGCAAAAATAAAGGACTTTGACAAAGATGCAGCATACTTAGGCGGAATGCAAACACTCGCACAATATCGTTCACTGATTGCCTCTATCAGAACAAACAGAGAATCTCAGGCTCGCGGAAACCGCCTTTTTGTTGAAGGGTTGATGAAAATGATGCCCGAGAAGACATTCGCTCCGGATGCTAACAGTACAATGCGTGTAACTTACGGAACTGTAAGTGGTTATAAGGCTCGCGATGCCGTATATTATGATTTTATCTCGTATATGGAAGGTGTTATGGAGAAGGAAAATCCAAATGATCGCGAATTTACGGTTCTACCTAAACTAAAAGAGTTATACGAAAACAAAGATTTTGGCAGATATGCTGATAAAAACGGGAAAATGCCTGTTGGATTCTTAGCAAATACCGATATTACCGGCGGAAACTCAGGAAGCCCTGTCTTAAATGCCAACGGCGAGCTTATTGGCTGTGCATTCGATGGCAACTGGGAAGCAATGAGTGGCGATATAGCTTTTGAACCCGATTTGCAAAGAACAATCTCAGTAGATATCCGTTACGTTTTGTTTATTATCGACAAATTTGCAGGGGCAAAACACTTGGTTGACGAAATGACTATAGTGGAATAG
- a CDS encoding GSCFA domain-containing protein, with protein MDSKWRTIIKPEKSKYDIDYSTPMFFIGSCFSDNISQILQTNKFQVLSNPFGVLYNPYSIQTALRLILGEIEIDDNDLVYHNGLWHSLLHHSVFSNPDKDKLLLNIKRTIEDCRLFLKRAEYLFITVGTSWVYRYKKSGRIVANCHKIPNREFIRFRLNTCDFTDEFEMLIKSIVEFNPQIKIVFTVSPVRHWKDGAVENHLSKSILTVSIHQLIEFSEHDISYFPSYELITDDLRDYRFYNEDMLHPSSQAVNYVFDFFKETYFTAETKKTLKKVENLVKAAQHRPFNPSDIEYSKFCEARLKDIQQLNKLFPLMDWEAEKTIFTKQKRAD; from the coding sequence ATGGATTCTAAATGGAGAACAATAATAAAGCCGGAAAAGTCAAAATACGATATTGACTACAGCACACCGATGTTTTTCATTGGGAGCTGCTTTTCTGATAATATTTCCCAAATTTTGCAAACGAACAAATTTCAGGTTTTATCGAATCCTTTTGGTGTTCTTTACAATCCTTATTCAATACAAACTGCTTTACGACTTATTTTGGGAGAAATAGAGATTGACGACAACGATTTGGTTTACCATAACGGCTTATGGCACAGCCTGCTTCATCACAGCGTATTCTCAAACCCCGATAAAGATAAGTTGCTATTGAATATTAAAAGGACGATTGAAGATTGCAGACTGTTTCTTAAACGTGCCGAATATCTATTTATAACTGTTGGCACTTCATGGGTTTACCGTTATAAAAAGAGTGGTAGAATCGTTGCCAATTGTCATAAAATACCTAACAGAGAGTTTATTCGCTTTAGACTAAACACTTGCGATTTTACAGATGAGTTTGAAATGCTTATAAAATCAATAGTTGAGTTTAATCCACAAATTAAAATTGTTTTTACTGTTAGTCCTGTTCGTCACTGGAAAGATGGTGCCGTCGAGAACCACCTAAGCAAGAGCATTTTAACTGTTTCCATTCATCAATTAATTGAGTTCTCCGAACACGATATCAGCTACTTCCCTTCGTATGAACTTATTACCGATGATTTACGAGACTACAGGTTTTATAACGAAGATATGCTACACCCTTCAAGCCAAGCGGTTAATTATGTTTTTGACTTTTTCAAAGAGACATACTTTACAGCCGAGACAAAGAAAACGCTTAAAAAGGTTGAAAACCTTGTAAAAGCCGCTCAACACCGACCTTTTAACCCTTCTGACATCGAATATTCAAAATTTTGCGAAGCAAGATTAAAAGATATTCAGCAACTAAACAAGCTGTTTCCATTAATGGACTGGGAAGCAGAGAAAACTATTTTTACAAAACAAAAAAGGGCAGACTAA
- a CDS encoding alpha/beta hydrolase — MLFTEKHLNLFNNRIYVRIATSQNVKPKLAIVLIHGLGDHSGRYMDWMEKFEDLGVVWVTADLPGHGLSSGKRGCFRTIECPFKIVEHLITLAKNRFEGLPIILYGHSMGGNICANFVIQKSPKIDGLILTSPWLGLINRPPNWKIELAKLVSPLLKNMTLKTGVMREQLTFNEKALDNFEKDNLIHGKITLGTFLIMWDAAFYIRKNALSIKIPTLLLHGTSDTITNWKTTMRFGLKIRQISKFKSFDGMLHELHHDANNNMVAKEITKWLNNTFLQQYGF; from the coding sequence ATGCTCTTTACCGAAAAACATTTGAACTTATTTAACAACCGAATTTATGTTCGCATTGCAACTTCACAAAACGTAAAACCGAAGCTTGCTATAGTGCTTATACATGGTCTTGGCGACCATTCTGGCAGATACATGGATTGGATGGAAAAGTTTGAAGATCTTGGAGTGGTTTGGGTTACTGCCGATTTGCCTGGTCATGGGTTGTCAAGTGGCAAACGCGGTTGTTTTAGAACTATTGAGTGTCCGTTTAAAATTGTTGAACATTTAATCACATTAGCCAAGAATAGGTTTGAAGGTCTGCCAATTATTCTATATGGTCACTCAATGGGGGGAAATATATGTGCAAATTTTGTAATACAAAAAAGTCCAAAAATTGATGGACTTATATTAACATCGCCGTGGTTGGGATTAATTAATCGTCCGCCGAATTGGAAAATAGAGTTAGCAAAATTAGTATCTCCATTATTAAAAAATATGACGTTAAAAACAGGTGTTATGCGAGAACAGCTGACATTTAACGAAAAAGCGCTTGACAACTTCGAGAAAGACAATCTTATACACGGAAAAATAACACTCGGCACATTTTTAATAATGTGGGATGCTGCGTTTTATATCCGTAAAAATGCTTTAAGTATTAAGATTCCTACTCTGCTGCTTCATGGAACTTCTGACACTATTACAAATTGGAAAACAACAATGAGGTTTGGATTAAAAATTAGACAAATATCTAAGTTCAAATCTTTTGATGGAATGCTGCATGAGCTACATCATGATGCAAATAACAACATGGTTGCCAAAGAGATAACAAAATGGCTTAACAATACATTTTTGCAACAATATGGATTCTAA
- a CDS encoding TonB-dependent receptor codes for MIIRQMRYIFLLISLFSVNLIHSQTTIYGFVEDSKTKERLPSVTVYDFVSQRGVITNSFGFYSITLPENDSVTLVFRMVGYESQTVSFKPNTSKNLNIKLVGGIELSEVVVTADKSRLKSPEMSVLSIPVKQILEIPSLMGEVDIARAFQLMPGVHGGKEGTSGIYVRGGSPDQNLILLDDIYLYSVNHIGGYLSVFNTDAIKNVELYKGGFPARYGGRLSAVMDIRMKEGSMTKYSGDVTIGIISSKFTIEGPIWKDKTSFIVSARRSLFDLIMLGYQHLYYSDDKSTAGYALYDVNAKVNHIINQNNRIYVSFYSGRDKIRITQKDYDTQTNYPFNFKGINNLNWGNYSATFRWNYIYKNRLFSNLTLGSTNYFYNSLSDIYKIEKQSNKTIDRLSDHYLSSINDLVAKIDLDYTVNRHQIRFGGETILHRFSPTMNKVKLLTTDSNSIDTTFGAKTIKPVEYYIYLEDKILATERISFNIGSHFNLFSTEGKTFWSIEPRAIGNFILIENLSLKASYSKMSQAVHLLSNHDAGIPTDLWVPATKKAPPQKSSIFALGLAGELEMNIEWSLETFYKTFKNLIEFSEGSSFFTGSADWQEKIENNGKGNSYGIELLVHKKTGKTTGWISYCLSKNTRQFDKLNFGKPFPYKYDHRHDFSITVSHKFSDKFQISGLWVFTSGNAVTLPSTKYEIYVLDYTPGTDSDNNFYDEAHVYGERNNYRAPAYHRLDVNLSFTKNKKYGIRKWSFGVYNAYNRLNTYYLFFKYDKNGNRKLYSFSLFPIMPSISYSYKF; via the coding sequence ATGATTATAAGACAAATGAGATATATTTTCCTGTTAATAAGTCTGTTTAGCGTTAATTTAATTCATTCTCAGACAACTATTTATGGTTTTGTAGAAGATAGCAAAACAAAAGAACGATTACCCAGTGTTACGGTTTATGATTTTGTTAGCCAAAGGGGAGTTATTACAAATTCGTTCGGATTTTACAGCATAACATTGCCTGAAAATGACAGCGTTACACTTGTTTTCAGAATGGTGGGATACGAAAGTCAGACCGTTTCGTTTAAGCCTAACACATCTAAAAATCTGAATATCAAATTAGTAGGTGGTATTGAACTGTCGGAAGTTGTAGTAACGGCAGATAAAAGCAGGCTAAAAAGTCCTGAAATGAGTGTTTTGAGTATCCCCGTTAAACAGATATTGGAAATTCCGTCATTAATGGGCGAAGTGGATATTGCTCGTGCTTTTCAACTTATGCCGGGTGTTCATGGCGGAAAAGAGGGAACTAGCGGAATATATGTTCGTGGTGGAAGCCCCGACCAAAACTTGATTTTACTTGATGATATATACCTTTACAGTGTCAATCACATTGGCGGTTATCTGTCAGTTTTCAATACCGATGCGATAAAAAATGTAGAGCTATACAAAGGAGGCTTTCCTGCCAGATACGGCGGACGATTGTCGGCAGTAATGGATATTAGAATGAAAGAGGGCAGTATGACGAAATATTCAGGCGATGTTACTATTGGGATTATTTCAAGCAAGTTCACGATAGAGGGTCCTATATGGAAGGACAAAACTTCGTTTATTGTATCTGCGCGCCGGAGTTTGTTTGATTTGATAATGCTTGGCTATCAACACCTCTATTACTCTGATGACAAGTCAACAGCAGGTTATGCTTTGTACGATGTGAATGCAAAGGTAAATCACATTATCAATCAAAACAATCGTATATATGTTAGTTTCTATTCTGGTCGCGACAAAATACGTATCACACAAAAAGATTATGATACTCAAACAAATTATCCATTCAATTTTAAAGGTATAAATAATTTGAATTGGGGAAATTACTCTGCCACATTTCGATGGAATTATATTTATAAAAACCGTCTTTTCAGCAACTTAACTTTGGGAAGTACCAACTATTTTTACAATTCACTTTCCGATATTTATAAAATTGAAAAGCAATCTAACAAGACTATTGACAGGTTGTCTGACCACTATTTATCATCGATAAATGATTTGGTTGCCAAAATAGATTTAGATTACACTGTGAACAGACATCAGATAAGGTTTGGCGGGGAAACAATACTTCATCGCTTTTCTCCAACAATGAATAAAGTAAAACTATTAACGACAGACAGCAACTCAATAGATACAACTTTTGGTGCAAAAACAATTAAACCTGTCGAGTATTATATTTATTTAGAAGACAAGATATTAGCAACCGAAAGAATAAGTTTCAATATTGGGTCGCACTTTAATCTGTTCTCGACAGAGGGAAAAACTTTTTGGTCGATAGAACCACGCGCTATAGGAAATTTTATTTTGATTGAAAACCTGTCGTTAAAAGCCTCTTATTCAAAAATGAGCCAAGCCGTTCATCTACTGTCCAACCACGATGCAGGAATACCAACCGACTTGTGGGTGCCAGCTACAAAAAAAGCACCTCCGCAAAAATCGTCGATATTTGCATTAGGTCTGGCAGGCGAATTAGAAATGAACATAGAGTGGAGTTTAGAAACTTTCTATAAAACATTTAAAAACTTGATTGAGTTTAGCGAAGGCTCCTCATTTTTTACCGGTAGTGCCGATTGGCAGGAAAAGATTGAGAACAACGGAAAAGGAAACTCCTACGGCATAGAACTGTTAGTGCATAAAAAAACAGGAAAAACAACCGGTTGGATATCATACTGTTTGTCAAAAAACACAAGACAGTTTGACAAATTAAACTTTGGCAAACCGTTTCCGTACAAATACGACCACAGACACGATTTCTCAATAACAGTAAGTCATAAATTTTCAGACAAGTTTCAAATATCTGGTTTGTGGGTTTTTACCTCCGGAAACGCTGTAACACTGCCCTCAACAAAATATGAGATTTACGTTTTAGATTATACTCCCGGAACAGATAGTGATAATAACTTTTACGACGAAGCCCACGTTTACGGAGAACGCAACAACTACAGAGCACCTGCATATCACCGCTTGGACGTTAACCTCTCTTTTACAAAAAATAAAAAATATGGTATAAGAAAGTGGTCTTTTGGAGTATATAACGCCTACAACAGACTGAATACCTACTATCTTTTTTTCAAATATGACAAAAATGGAAACAGAAAACTCTATTCGTTTAGTTTATTCCCAATAATGCCATCAATAAGTTATAGTTACAAGTTTTAA
- a CDS encoding DUF4249 domain-containing protein — MRTKTILALLLFFSVSCVKEIEMKKQYIEKRLVLNGLICPDSLIAVKVSKTTSILDNYIEYIDNANVKLFCNDTLLENLTYSSKGRYASKTVYPTENNYYTVEVELEGYPTIRATDTVPEKTFITYGTHSSGNTYDEYGDPHHDYEITIADKSKRNFYELFFIDQYFPNEYSDHYYINFQWGITFADPVLRADSELDFSPLTYVFSDNHFNGSDYSMYNKFLAASVGYKFNQPIAPTENDRYAILRTTTSVYYNYRKFWLRHKNNQQVGDIIEEPMFSTHIGEPVPMYSNVENGYGIFAAYNQTIYKLKEQ; from the coding sequence ATGCGGACAAAAACAATTTTAGCTTTACTACTCTTTTTCTCGGTATCGTGCGTAAAAGAGATAGAGATGAAAAAACAGTACATTGAAAAAAGATTGGTTTTAAATGGATTAATCTGCCCTGATAGTCTTATTGCTGTAAAAGTTAGCAAAACAACCTCAATATTAGACAATTATATTGAATATATAGATAATGCCAACGTAAAACTCTTTTGTAATGATACGCTTCTCGAAAACCTAACTTACAGTAGCAAAGGACGATATGCGTCAAAAACAGTATATCCAACCGAAAACAACTACTATACAGTTGAGGTTGAGTTAGAGGGTTATCCTACAATACGTGCAACCGATACTGTGCCCGAAAAAACATTTATTACATACGGCACTCATTCATCTGGAAACACCTACGATGAGTATGGAGACCCACATCACGACTACGAAATAACAATTGCCGATAAAAGTAAGAGAAATTTTTACGAACTTTTTTTTATCGATCAATATTTCCCTAACGAATATTCTGATCATTACTACATAAATTTTCAGTGGGGTATTACTTTTGCCGATCCTGTACTAAGAGCCGATAGTGAGCTTGATTTTTCTCCATTGACTTACGTTTTCTCAGACAACCATTTTAATGGCAGTGATTACTCGATGTATAATAAGTTTTTAGCTGCGTCTGTAGGATACAAATTTAATCAACCTATTGCGCCAACAGAAAATGACAGATATGCTATACTTCGCACAACCACATCGGTTTATTATAACTATCGTAAATTTTGGCTTCGTCACAAAAACAATCAACAAGTTGGAGATATAATCGAAGAGCCAATGTTCTCAACACATATTGGCGAGCCTGTTCCAATGTACAGTAATGTAGAAAATGGATACGGAATATTTGCAGCATACAATCAAACTATCTATAAACTTAAAGAGCAATAA
- the rimP gene encoding ribosome assembly cofactor RimP encodes MITSAQIDSIVRDSITGTEIFIVEIIISSGNNIVVRLDHPEGLLIDTCAHISRQIEASLDRDLEDYSLEVTSAGIGEPFKIKRQYEKVIGKEIELVLKNGNKMIETLRSVEDDGITVSQSKTKYSKSALKKMPKEEREAIEKEQNRPVKLTWEEIKSATEHISF; translated from the coding sequence ATGATAACGTCTGCACAAATTGATAGCATTGTTAGAGATAGTATCACGGGTACTGAGATATTTATTGTGGAAATAATTATCTCTTCTGGTAACAACATAGTTGTTAGATTAGATCATCCTGAAGGATTGCTAATAGATACTTGTGCACATATATCACGACAAATTGAAGCATCGTTAGATCGCGATTTAGAAGATTATTCGCTCGAAGTTACATCGGCGGGCATCGGAGAGCCGTTTAAAATTAAAAGACAATACGAAAAAGTTATCGGAAAAGAGATTGAACTCGTATTGAAGAATGGTAATAAAATGATAGAGACACTCCGTTCGGTCGAAGATGACGGAATAACAGTATCGCAAAGCAAAACAAAATATAGTAAAAGTGCTTTGAAAAAGATGCCGAAAGAGGAACGTGAAGCGATTGAAAAAGAGCAAAACAGACCTGTAAAGCTGACATGGGAAGAGATAAAGTCGGCTACGGAACACATAAGTTTTTAA